The following coding sequences lie in one Rutidosis leptorrhynchoides isolate AG116_Rl617_1_P2 chromosome 4, CSIRO_AGI_Rlap_v1, whole genome shotgun sequence genomic window:
- the LOC139842091 gene encoding uncharacterized protein: MEKNHKRSTSTLNKDCCLTKLRNWKASSRLLKVKSVARRDPSTKGPIKSTCSSCANKSKDNGKAPMDNTKNPRHPNHNRQVPTSSNSSFSVSDDGIREFGHQLGLKGFGVGKDSKLGWFKNVCRVEKPNIVVLQETKIHNVDLRWIQNLWGSLNCNFVQKEMIGKSGGQLIIWDTMCFDVTDSFVSDFCIGIRGTWRNTWKECHVINVYGPHDDRKKIECWNFLSNKISSDPNQAWVICGDFNEVRSEEERFNCQFIDSRAKKFNEFIESSNLVDIPLGGRLFTRKFPGHHRTKLALKEKSLLKFGNLDGEIDMLKSMANSLELKAEKGLINDDERNQWLNIRKEFFQKEKVKANMLKQKARVRWILEGDENSKYFHAVVKRGYNKNNIRGLSINGTWCEDPLDIKEAAFNHFKCLFEEHVFSRPSLVNLAYPTITSDEANRLEAPICELEILNEINECGSSKAPEPDGFNLRFFKRIWDIIKEYVVNGVSWFWEHGDFSKGCNASFVTLILKKNDPITLGDYRPLVLSGATIK, translated from the exons ATGGAGAAAAATCATAAGCGATCTACTTCTACGCTCAATAAGGATTGTTGCTTGACCAAATTACGAAATTGGAAGGCATCTTCAAGGTTACTGAAAGTTAAATCGGTTGCAAGGAGAGATCCTTCGACAAAGGGGCCTATCAAATCAACTTGCTCTTCATGTGCTAATAAGTCAAAGGACAACGGTAAAGCTCCTATGGACAACACCAAAAATCCGAGACATCCGAATCATAACAGGCAAGTTCCAACTTCCAGTAACTCATCGTTTTCTGTTTCGGATGATGGTATTAGAGAGTTTGGGCACCAATTAGGTCTAAA AGGTTTCGGGGTTGGGAAGGATAGTAAGTTAGGTTGGTTTAAAAATGTTTGTCGTGTTGAAAAACCCAATATCGTTGTCTTGCAAGAAACTAAGATACATAATGTCGATTTAAGGTGGATTCAAAACCTTTGGGGTTCTCTTAATTGCAATTTTGTTCAAAAAGAAATGATAGGGAAATCGGGAGGTCAATTGATAATATGGGATACAATGTGTTTTGATGTTACTGACTCTTTTGTCTCTGATTTTTGTATCGGTATTCGAGGAACTTGGAGAAACACATGGAAAGAATGTCACGTGATCAATGTATATGGCCCGCATGACGACCGTAAGAAAATTGAGTGCTGGAACTTTTTATCCAACAAGATTTCAAGCGATCCAAACCAAGCATGGGTTATTTGTGGAGATTTTAATGAGGTTCGTTCGGAAGAGGAAAGATTCAACTGTCAATTCATTGATAGTAGGGCGAAGAAATTTAATGAGTTCATTGAATCATCAAATTTAGTTGATATTCCCCTTGGTGGCAGATTATTCACTCGG aaatttccgggtcatcacagaaccaAACTCGCGCTAAAGGAAAAAAGTTTGTTAAAATTCGGTAATCTTGACGGGGAGATCGACATGTTGAAATCCATGGCCAACTCACTTGAACTTAAGGCGGAAAAGGGTCTCATAAATGATGATGAACGAAATCAATGGTTGAACATCAGGAAGGAATTTTTTCAAAAAGAAAAGGTAAAAGCCAATATGTTAAAACAAAAAGCGAGGGTTCGTTGGATTTTAGAAGGTGATGAGAATTCTAAGTACTTCCATGCGGTGGTCAAAAGAGggtataataaaaataacattcgAGGATTATCCATTAACGGTACTTGGTGCGAAGATCCACTAGACATCAAAGAGGCGGCCTTTAATCACTTTAAGTGTCTTTTCGAAGAACATGTGTTTTCTAGACCTAGTCTAGTAAACCTTGCTTATCCGACTATTACAAGTGATGAAGCTAATAGATTAGAAGCCCCGATTTGTGAACTAGAGATCCTTAATGAAATAAATGAGTGCGGTAGTTCTAAAGCCCCCGAGCCGGATGGTTTCAACCTAAGATTCTTCAAAAGAATTTGGGACATTATTAAGGAGTATGTTGTTAATGGCGTTTCTTGGTTTTGGGAACATGGTGATTTTTCTAAGGGATGTAATGCTTCTTTCGTTACACTCATCCTAAAGAAGAATGATCCGATCACTCTCGGGGATTACCGCCCATTAGTCTTATCAGGAGCTACTATAAAATAG